The genomic DNA TTATCATAAGGAAAGAAGGGCTGATCAACCGTTCATTACCCAAAATACTAATCCGTATTCATTATCTTTGCCAGAACCTCTTGGCTTGAAGAATGCTGGTGTTACTCCTCAACAATTTAGAGTATACGAAGAATTTGGTAAGAATATCCCAAACTTGGATGTTATTCCATTTGCTGGATTGCCCGCTCATGCTCCACCAATCACTCAAAGCATGAATTTATCTCAACCTCAACAGCAACAAGCGCAGTTGCCTACTCAACTCTTGACCGCCGAACAAATAAGAGcccaacaacaacagcaattACAGAAAAATCGGTTGAGTCAGCCATCTCAATCAGCTCAGCCACTGGGCGTTAATGCCCCAAATCAACAAGCTGGAATTACTGCAGTTCAATCAGACCTAGAGCAGAACCAGCGTGTTCTTGTACATCTCATGGATATTTTGGTTTCtcaaattaaagaaaatgctgCGAAAAATAACTTAGCTGAATTGGGTGACCAAAACCAAATTAAGACCattattttccaaattttgtCATTTATCGCAAAGAGCGCACAAAAGGATCAATTAGCATTAAAGGTCTCACAAGCTGTTGTAAATAGTCTTTTTGCTACTAGTGAGAGTCCTCTTTGTAGAGAAGTTTTGTCCTTACTCTTGGAAAAGTTATGTTCTTTGTCTCTCGTTGCTAGAAAGGATGTTGTTTGGTGGTTAGTTTATGCCTTGGATAGCAGAAAATTCAATGTTCCAGTAATCAGATCTCTACTAGAAGTTAATTTGATTGATGCTACAGAATTAGATAACGTTTTGGTCACTGCAATGAAGAATAGAATGGAAAACTCTACTGAATTTGCTATGAAACTGATCGAGAATTCCGTGTTATCTGATGATTCCATCCTGATGAGGATGGACTTTATCAAAACCCTAGAACACTTGACTTCTTTAGAGGATGAAAACGTAAAGAAATTTATGAAAGAATTCGAAGATACTAAGATAATGCCGGTGAAGAAAGGTACCAAGACTAGCAGGacagaaaaattttatttgGTGTTTACAGAGTGGGTAAAATTACTTCAAAGAGTTGAAAAGAACGACGTGATTACTACCGTATTTATTAAGCAATTAGTGGAGAAGGGCGTTATAAGCGATACTGACAACTTAATCACATTTGTGAAAAGCTCTCTTGAACTTTCAGTGTCTTCattcaaagaaagtgaTCCAACTGATGAAGTGTTCATTGCTATCGATGCGCTGGGATCGTTAATTGTTAAGCTTTTAATTTTGCaagatttcaaagataCTACAAGAAGAGACTATATCAATGCAATCTTTTCAGTCATCGTTTTAGTATTCGCCAAGGATCACAGCCAAGAGGGTACGACGTTCAATGAAAGACCATATTTCAGACTATTCTCAAACATCTTGTACGAGTGGGCCACCATTAGAACACACAATTTTGTAAGGGTATCTGATTCTGTAACTAGACAAGAGCTGATTAAATTTGACCCAGTGTTTTACAATACCTTCTCAGAATATTTGCATTCTTTACAACCATTTGCCTTTCCTGGATTCTCATTCGCGTGGGTCACACTATTATCACACAGGATGTTATTACCAGTCATGTTGAGACTACCCAAGAAGATGGGCTGGGAAAAATTAATGCTTTTGATAATCGATTTGTTTAACTTTTTGGATCAGTACACAAGTAAACATTCTGTATCCGATGCTGTTTCTGTTGTTTACAAAGGAACACTTCGTGTTATATTAGGAATTTCCAATGATGTACCATCATTTTTGATTGAAAATCATTATGAATTAATGAATAATCTACCTCCAACGTATTTTCAACTAAAGAATGTCATTCTATCTGCTATTCCTAAACACATGACTGTGCCGAACCCATACGATGTGGATATATCTATGGAAAATATTCCGTCATGTAAGGAGCTACCTGAAGTGTTCTTTGATCCTGTGATTGATTTACACTCTTTAAAGAAACCAGTTGACAACTATCTTCGTATCCCTTCCAATTCGTTATTAAGAACCATTTTAAATTCCGTTTACAAAGATACGTATGACATAAAAAAGGGCGTCGGATATGAATTTTTATCTGTTGATAGTAAATTAATCCGAGCCATCGTACTACATGTAGGTATTGAAGCAGGAATAGAGTATAAAAGAACATCTTCAAATGCGGTATTCAATACGAAATCTTCTTATTACACTTTATTGTTTAACCTGATCCAAAACGGTAGTATTGAAATAAAACATCAAATTATACTGGCTATTGTGGAACAATTGAGATATCCAAATATCCACACCTATTGGTTCAGCTTTGTATTGATGAACATGTTCAAAAGCGAAGAATGGAGTGACCAGAAGCTTGAAGTTCAGGAACTAATTTTAAGAAACTttctgaaaagaataattgTTAACAAACCTCACACGTGGGGTGTATCTGTCTTCTTCACTCAATTGATTAATAGCGATGACATCAACCTTTTAGATCTACCCTTTGTACAGAATGTTCCTGAAATAAAGCTTATTTTACAACAGCTAGTCAAATATTCGAAAAAGTACACAAATCATGAACAAGATGACAAATCCGCCACCATCGATAGGGGACAAACTCCCCTTCAATCCAAcgcataaaaaaaaacaactgCATTTACTCATATATAACAGTTatcatttcaaaaaatattaatacCTGTATAATACtatatttcaaagaatacTGTTTCtgtaaaaagaacagaaaatttttaaattgCCTTGCTGATAGATGACTAGTTAAACATCTAGACGTCGTTTTGTGTTACCCGTGGTTTAATTAttgtaaataataataatttgtATCAACAGTTATTATATGCAGGAAGAGCTGGCACCTACCTTATGAGCTTGAGGAGGAATAAACAAAGAACTCTCGAGTAGTCAAATACCTAGAATCCTAGAGCAGCCTGCATATGGTTTCATTATTCAAAGGGAGTAAAGTTCCACTCACGAAAGAGGGACCTACGTCTAAGAAGCCTCCGAATACAGCATTTAGACAGCAAAGACTAAAGGCATGGCAACCTATACTATCACCTCAAAGCGTGCTTCCGTTGTTGATATTTGTCGCATGTATCTTCACTCCTATTGGGATTGGGCTTATTGTGAGCGCTACTAAGGTACAAGATCTAACAATTGACTATAGTCATTGTGATACTAAGGCCTCCACAACTGATTTTGCTGatataccaaaaaaatacattaaACATCACTTCAAGaataaacttgaaaataaacCACAATGGAAGCTTACTGAAGACGAAAGTGGAGAAATGTCATGTGAACTTCGGTTCGAAATCCCAAACTACATCAAGAAATCTGTTTTTGTATATTATAAGTTGACCAATTtctatcaaaatcatcGCAGGTATGTTCAATCATTTGATACAAAGCAAATTTTAGGGGAGCCTATTAAGTTAGATGACTTGGATACAAGTTGTAGTCCTATAAGGAGTAGGGAggataaaataatatatccCTGTGGGTTGATTGCTAATTCTATGTTCAATGATACATTCTCTCAAATTTTAAGTGGTGTTGACGATACAGAAGACTACCATTTGACGAACAAGGATATATCGTGGAGTATAGATCGTCACAGATTTAAAGTTACCAAGTATAATGCTAGTGAAATTGTTCCACCACCAAACTGGATGAAGAAGTATCCCGAAGGATATactgatgataatattccTAATATTCATACTTGGGAAGAATTCCAAGTATGGATGAGGACTGCAGCGTTCCCCAAGTTTTACAAGCTAGCGTTGAAAAACGAATCTGCTCCTTTGCCAAAGGGTAAGTATCAAATGAATATTGAATTAAATTATCCAATCTCACTATTTGGTGGCACAAAATCGTTTGTATTAACCACAAATGGT from Saccharomyces mikatae IFO 1815 strain IFO1815 genome assembly, chromosome: 3 includes the following:
- the CDC50 gene encoding aminophospholipid translocase regulatory protein CDC50 (similar to Saccharomyces cerevisiae CDC50 (YCR094W) and YNR048W; ancestral locus Anc_6.374) is translated as MVSLFKGSKVPLTKEGPTSKKPPNTAFRQQRLKAWQPILSPQSVLPLLIFVACIFTPIGIGLIVSATKVQDLTIDYSHCDTKASTTDFADIPKKYIKHHFKNKLENKPQWKLTEDESGEMSCELRFEIPNYIKKSVFVYYKLTNFYQNHRRYVQSFDTKQILGEPIKLDDLDTSCSPIRSREDKIIYPCGLIANSMFNDTFSQILSGVDDTEDYHLTNKDISWSIDRHRFKVTKYNASEIVPPPNWMKKYPEGYTDDNIPNIHTWEEFQVWMRTAAFPKFYKLALKNESAPLPKGKYQMNIELNYPISLFGGTKSFVLTTNGAIGGRNMSLGVLYLIVAGICALFGIAFLVKLIFQPRAMGDHTYLNFDDEANEDDENTHSENATLREIL